A genomic stretch from Panthera uncia isolate 11264 chromosome E3, Puncia_PCG_1.0, whole genome shotgun sequence includes:
- the MOGAT3 gene encoding 2-acylglycerol O-acyltransferase 3, whose product MQRVRVRACSCAAVPPDDLDTPGDLLSGTRAWRAHGLGGASGHGGPAAGAQSAGSPASPETPFHDRRPTSLAHFLSPPTPAPRTSLQVQRSCWRLALRIQDLPIHSTNAHNTLAVPRGPRGLGLLGRKPSRRCPNLPGLCSGPWSPAGRGELLAEESPTPPLRLAMKTVRKQWLEAISVYQLVLSFLFMGPFFSLLLLFLLFTPLWSFSVLYLVWFFLDWDTPNRGGRRFAFMKTWSMWKQLRDYFPVKLVKTAELPPDRNYVIGGHPHGIMSLGVFTNFNTEMNDFSKHFPGIRLTLAGLSFIFYFPFYRDYTASCGICSVNRRSLDFILSQPQPGQAVVIIIGGAQEALYAIPGTHHLVLRNRKGFVRLALRHGASLVPVYSFGENDVFHLKAFAPGSWQYLCQVAFKKLTGYSPCIFWGRGLFSANSWGLLPFARPITTVVGRPIPVPQILCPTEEEVNHYHTLYMQALETLFEEHKESCGVPASTHLTFT is encoded by the exons ATGCAACGTGTGCGTGTTCGTGCGTGTTCCTGCGCGGCCGTGCCTCCGGATGACCTTGACACCCCCGGAGACCTGCTCTCCGGGACGCGCGCTTGGAGAGCGCACGGCCTCGGCGGGGCTTCTGGCCACGGCGGGCCGGCGGCGGGGGCCCAGTCGGCGGGCTCCCCAGCTTCTCCTGAGACTCCTTTCCACGACCGACGCCCCACCTCCCTCGCACACTTCCTGTcgcctcccacccccgccccgaggACCTCCTTGCAAGTTCAAAGATCATGCTGGAGACTGGCGCTTCGGATCCAAGATCTCCCCATCCACTCCACAAACGCGCACAACACACTCGCGGTTCCGAGGGGGCCCCGAGGGCTTGGCCTTCTCGGGAGAAAGCCATCCCGTCGGTGCCCAAACCTTCCCGGTTTGTGCTCGGGCCCCTGGAGCCCCGCTGGCAGAGGGGAGCTACTGGCAGAGGAGTCTCCGACGCCCCCGCTGCGCCTCGCCATGAAAACCGTGCGGAAGCAGTGGCTGGAAGCAATAAGCGTCTACCAACTCGTGCTGTCTTTCCTCTTCATGG gtcctttcttctcccttctcctcctcttcctcctcttcactcCACTCTGgtctttctctgttctctacTTGGTGTGGTTCTTCCTGGACTGGGACACTCCCAACCGAG GTGGAAGGCGCTTTGCGTTCATGAAAACCTGGAGTATGTGGAAACAGCTAAGGGATTATTTTCCGGTCAAG CTGGTGAAAACAGCAGAGCTGCCCCCGGACCGGAACTATGTGATCGGTGGTCACCCACACGGGATCATGAGCTTGGGAGTTTTCACTAATTTCAACACGGAGATGAACGACTTCTCCAAGCACTTCCCCGGGATTCGACTCACGTTGGCGGGACTGAGCTTCATCTTCTACTTCCCGTTCTACCGAGACTATACCGCGTCCTGCG GAATTTGTTCTGTGAATCGGAGGAGCCTGGACTTTATTCTCTCTCAGCCCCAGCCAGGGCAGGCTGTGGTCATCATAATTGGGGGCGCCCAGGAGGCCCTGTATGCAATCCCAGGGACGCACCACCTCGTTCTGCGGAATCGCAAAGGCTTCGTGCGCCTGGCACTGAGACACGG CGCCTCCCTGGTGCCCGTGTACTCCTTTGGAGAGAATGATGTCTTCCATCTGAAGGCTTTTGCCCCCGGCTCCTGGCAATACCTGTGCCAGGTTGCCTTCAAGAAGCTCACAGGCTACTCACCTTGCATCTTCTGGGGTCGCGGACTCTTCTCGGCCAACTCCTGGGGCCTGCTGCCCTTTGCCAGGCCCATCACCACCGTGG TGGGCCGCCCCATCCCGGTGCCCCAGATCCTCTGCCCCACCGAGGAGGAGGTCAACCACTACCACACGCTGTACATGCAGGCTCTGGAGACACTGTTTGAGGAGCACAAGGAAAGCTGTGGCGTCCCTGCCTCAACTCACCTCACCTTTACCTAg